GAGGCGGAAGACTTGGGCGTGTTGGAAATGGCGCAGGGTGTCCATTTGCGCTTCGGTGTCGCCACCGCAGGTTTTGATGCCGTCTGAAAGTTCGGCGGCGAGTTTGTCCCAATCAAACACCGTATCTAATAATTGCGCGCTGATGAGTTCGTCCAACAAAATCGGATATTTGTTCAGATACGCCGCCACCCAAGAACTTTGGCCCATAATCTCTGCCAGTTGCGCCAGGGTTTGCGGATGTTCGTTAAGAAAGGCGAGATAGGCGGAACGGCGGCTGATGTTTTCGAGGAAATCCAACAGCCGCATCAATGTATCGGTCGGGTTGGTTTGCGCTGCCGCCGCCCGTACCAGCAACGGCACAAGCGCATCGAAACGCGGCTGGGCGTGGGCGGAAAGGCGGCGGTATTTATGACCGTGCCGGATTTGGTCGAGCCTTGCGGCGATGGTTTCGGCATCGAACCCGAGTTCTTTCAGACGGCATTGCCGCCCTTCTTCGTCGGGTTTTTCCTGCCAAACCCACTGCCATTCGCCGCTGCTTTGCGTTTGTTCTCCGGGTTCGCTCAAAATTTCGTTGAACAACCGGTTGACTTGGTTTCGATGTTGATTTAAAGCGTTCAAAAAATCGGCGTAATCATCAAATCCCATACTTTCGGCAAGCAGTTGCCGCTGTTCGGGCGAAGCCGGCAGGGCTTGGGTTTGCCGGTCGTCCCAGTATTGCAAGCGATGTTCGACATCGCGCAAAAAGCGGTAGGCGGCAAGCAGGGTTTCGACGTTTTCAGACGGCATAATCCCGGTTTCGGCAAGTTTCTCCAGCGTTTCCTGCGTACCTTTCAATTGCAGCGCGCGCATTTGGCCGCCGCGTATCATCTGGAAAATCTGGGCGATAAACTCGACTTCGCGGATGCCGCCCGCGCCGAGTTTGATGTTGTCCGCCATGCCTTTTTTGCTGACTTCGCTGCGGATTTGGCGGTGTAGGTTACGCATCGCCTCATACGCGCCGTAATCCAGATATTTGCGGAATACGAAAGGGCGCACCAGCGATTTGATGTCGTTCGGATACGGCGTAACTACGCGGCCTTTGCACCACGCATAGCGTTCCCATTCGCGCCCCTGCGTAATCAGGTATTGCTCCAGCGCGGTTTCGCTCAACACCAGCGCGCCGGAATCGCCGTCCGGCCGCAGCCGCATATCGACGCGGAACACCTGCCCGTCGGCGGTGATGTCGTTCAGCAGCGCAATCAGTTTCTGCCCGACTTTGGTGAAAAACTCCTGATTGCCCCGTTCGCGCCTGCCGTCGGTGTCGCCTGATTCGGGATAGACGAAAATCAAATCGATGTCGGAAGACACGTTCAACTCATAGCCGCCCGCCTTGCCCATCGCCACCACGCTCAAATGTTGCGGCGATTTGGTATAACGCCCGATCGGCGTGCCGTACATATCCTGATAATAGGCGTAGGCAAAGTCCAACGCGGTATTGATGGCAAAATCGGCAAACAGCGTAATCGTACGGGTTACTTCGTTCAAATCGCTGATGCGGTTTATATCGCGCACGATAATCTGCGACACCACATAACGGCGCAACTCGCGCAACTGCCGCGCCAATTCTTCCTCGTTTTCTTCCGCGCGGATTGTGTCCCAGTCGGCAAAGGCTTGGAAATCCGCTTCAGTCAAAACCTTGTCCAACATGGGCAGGAATATTTCAGGCTTGAGTTTGCCGTTGTCGAGCTGGCGGGCGAGGAAGAGGGAATGGCGGCGGGCGGTGTCGAGGCGGTTCATAATCTTTGCCTGAATAAACAGAAAAGACCATCATAGCAAGGTTTCAGGCCGTCTAAAACCCACGCTTTCCCCTATCCGTGCAATCGGCTAAAATACCAACCTTTGCAACCCCCACATAAGGAAACCGCCATGACCCGTATGGTTCACTGCGTCAAACTCGGCAAAGAAGCCGAAGGCATGAAATTTCCGCCGCTGCCCAACGAATTGGGCAAACGCATTTTTGAAAATGTTTCCCAAGAAGCATGGATGGCTTGGACCCGTCACCAAACCATGCTGATCAACGAAAACCGCTTGAGCCTTGCCGATCCGCGCGCACGCGAATACCTCGCCCAGCAGATGGAACAATACTTCTTCGGTGACGGCGCAGATGCCGTACAAGGCTACGTTCCGCAAGAGCCTAAATAAGCATTGAAAAGCCAAGGCCGTCTGAAACCCGATTTTCAGACGGCCTTTAAAATTCCCGACTGCCCCGCATATTAGGCAAATAGAACAGATAAATCATACAAACCCATGATTTTCTGTTAAAATCCAAATTTCATTCATTTTCATCCATACTGGAGCAAACGCCATGCAAAACGACGTTTACGACTATACCTCGCAAGGCTCGGTTGCCAAAAATACCGTCCTGCAAAAAACCTACCGCCTGCTCGGCCTGTCTTTCATTCCTGCCGTTGCCGGCGCATTCTTTTCCGCCAAAACAGGCTTTAACATTTTCGCCATGTTCGGTTCATACTATGTTGCCCTGGCCGCCTTCTTCGGCTTCTTCTACGGCATGACCTTCCTGATCGAGAAAAACCGTTACAGCAACGTCGGCGTAGCCCTGTTGATGATCTTCACTTTCGGCATGGGCCTTGCCATCAGCCCTATGTTGCAATACGCCCTGTCTATTAATAACGGCGCGCAAATCGTCGGTACGGCCGCCGCCATGACCGCCGGTGTATTCTTCACCATGTCCGCCATGGCACGCCGCACCACAATGAACATGAACAAACTCGGCAGCTTCCTCGGTGCCGGTGCGATCGTGCTCATGATTGCCGTTGTGGCCAACATCTCCCTCAACATCCCTGCCCTGAGCCTGACCATCGCGGCCGGCTTCGTTGTCTTCAGTTCCCTGATGATTATGTGGCAGGTGCGTACCGTTATCGACGGCGGTGAAGACAGCCACATCAGCGCGGCGCTGACCATCTTCATCTCCATCTACAACATTTTCAGCAGCCTCTTGAGAATCCTCATCGCTATTAGTGGTGACGACTGATCAAGCCGCAAAGGCCGTCTGAAATTTCAGACGGCCTTTTTGATTTTTGACATCACCGGCAAACTCCCCTATCCTGAACGCCACACAAATCCCATTCCCAACTCAAAATGACCACGACCACTCCGCGCCGTGCCGTGTACGCAGGCAGCTTCGACCCTCCCACCCTCGGCCACCTGTGGATGATACAGGAAGCCCAGTCCCTCTTTGACGAACTCATCGTCGCCATCGGCACCAATCCCGAAAAGCGCAGCACCTACACCATAGAAGAACGCCGCGCCATGCTCGATGCCATTACCCACCCCTTCCCCAACGTCCGCATCAGCGTGTTTGAAAACCGCTTTTTGGTCGATTACGCCCGCGAAGCCAACGCCAATTTCATCGTCCGCGGCATCCGTTCCTCCGCCGACTACGAATACGAACGCTCGATGCGCTACATCAACAGCGACATCGCCCCCGAAATTTCCACCATATTCCTGATGCCGCCGCGCGAAATAGCCGAAGTGTCCTCCACCATGGTCAAAGGCTTGGTCGGTCCCCAAGGCTGGCGCGACATGATAGGCCGCTACCTCCCCGACCCCGTCTATCAAAAAATCCTGCAAGACCACGAAACAAACACATAAAACAAAGGCCGTCTGAACATTTCAGACGGCCTTCCAATTTTCATTGATTATTTACGGGCAGACATCAGCGCCTGCAGGTTTTGATTCAACGTTTCCATGTCCAACCAACCGGCGGCAATAAACAGCATCAAAATCACCGTACCCACACACAGCACGCCGATACCATACAACAGATAGCCCACCAAAACACGGCCTAGCGTCGCATTTCCCATCCACATAAAACCGCGTACCTGCACCACAAAAACCCAAGCCTGCCACAGCAGCGCAAACGCAGCCAACGCCGGCACATACAACACCAGCAACAACGGCAGCAGCAAAGCCTCAGACACCAAAATAAAGCCCCACAAAGGCAGCTGGGGCGCACCGTAATAATGCAGCACCTTGCGCATCGAGCGGCTCAACACCAACCATTTCACAATTACCAAAATCACCGACAGGCACACCGCCGCCGCGCCACTGCCAAACAAAGGCGACATGCTGGCCGCGTTTACCACACCCAACAGCAGCAATACCGCCGCCATCACCAAAGGCGAATACAAATACGTCTCCGGCGAACGATAGCGCAAACGCAAAACATCCCACATATCACGAACAAACACATACAGCATGGCATAAATCCAAAGCAAAAAAGCCGATTGTATCTTAGGCCGTCTGAAAATCAAACCGGTAAACCTAAAAACCGCCAATCAAAACGAAAAATAATTCAATACAAAACAAAATCTTAATTTACCGCCTCAGAAATAAAGCCCACAAACGCTTGCACAAGGCAACGAAATTTGGTTTAATTCACATCTCGCAACGAAACACGCGAAGGCCAGATAGCTCAGTTGGTAGAGCAACGGATTGAAAATCCGTGTGTCGGCGGTTCGATTCCGCCTCTGGCCACCACCAACCGCCTTGAAGCGGTTATTTTTTTATCTATACGATTTGCACGCATGCTTTAAGCGCAAATTCCGTTCCAGACCATGCGTCCCGATTTCCACACAAGGCCGTCTGAAAAATTTCAGACGGCCATTGTTCATGTTGGCATGGCATAAAAATCCGCTTTACCGCCCCATTCCGACAAAATACGGCGCCTCCTCCATCCAAATCGGCTGAAACCTTCGCGAACATACTGAATATGAATAAAGTTCAAGGCCGGTCGGTTTACTATATAATACTGTCCAAACCAACCATAACTTACTCATTGCAGGGAAGATAATGAAAAAAGTGCTGATTGTGCATTACTCGCAAACGGGACAGCTCTCCATCCTGGCGCGAAATTTTGCCGCGCCATTGCAAACAGTCGGCATACAGGTCGATTTCGTCAATATCGTACCGGAGCAGACATTTCCGTTTCCATGGCCGTTTTGGCGTTTTTTCGATACCTTTCCTGAAACCGTCCATTTAAAACCCGCCCCGATTCTGCCGCCGCAAATCCCATCCGAAAATTACGATGTGGTGGTCATTGCCTACACCGTTTGGTTCCTCTCTCCTTCGCAACCGATTACCGCCTTTTTGCAACGCGAAGAAACGCGCCGACTGCTGGACGGCAAACCGGTCATCACGCTTATCGGCTGCCGCAATATGTGGCTGGGCGCGCAGGAAAAAATGAAATCTTTGCTGAAACAAAACGGCGCCAAACTCATCGGCAACATCGTAAAAATCGATGCCTGCAACAGCGCGGCAAGTTTCATTACCACGCCCGCATGGATGCTGACCGGCGACAAACGCTATTTCCACTCCCTGCCCTCTGCCGGCATTGCTGAAGAAGAATTGGCGGATGCGGCGCGGTTTGGTACGAAATTGCGCGATGCACTATTGAACCAACAACCTTTGGACGAAACCCTGTTTCAAAACATGGGCGCAGTGACAGTCAATGAAAAACTGATTTTCAGCGAACATGCCGCCAGCCGCAGCTTCTTCGTCTGGGGCAAGCTTTTGATGGCGGCAGGCCGTATTTCTCCGCTCTTGCGCCGCGCGTTGTTGTGCTTCTACATCGTCTTTTTATTGGCGATGATTTTGGTGGTTTTACCCGTCAGCGTGATTTTAAAAAAACTGCTGCATCCGCTGCTCAAAGGCCGTCTGAAAAAGCTGGCGGATTATTATGGACAACCGTCAGGCAGATAATAGGTTTCAGACGGCCTCGAACTAGGAATCCATCATGCCCGAAGTTATCCACTACCCCGAACGCCGTCGCTTTCAAATCGATATTGACGGTTTGGAAGCAGGCTATATCAGCTATACCGAACACAACGGCGGCTGGGACGTAAACCATACCGAGGTCTCGCCCAACTTCCGTCATCGCGGCATGGCCAAACTGCTGGTGAGCGCGCTGATGGAATACGCCGAAACACACCATATCC
This genomic interval from Neisseria flavescens contains the following:
- the glnE gene encoding bifunctional [glutamate--ammonia ligase]-adenylyl-L-tyrosine phosphorylase/[glutamate--ammonia-ligase] adenylyltransferase: MNRLDTARRHSLFLARQLDNGKLKPEIFLPMLDKVLTEADFQAFADWDTIRAEENEEELARQLRELRRYVVSQIIVRDINRISDLNEVTRTITLFADFAINTALDFAYAYYQDMYGTPIGRYTKSPQHLSVVAMGKAGGYELNVSSDIDLIFVYPESGDTDGRRERGNQEFFTKVGQKLIALLNDITADGQVFRVDMRLRPDGDSGALVLSETALEQYLITQGREWERYAWCKGRVVTPYPNDIKSLVRPFVFRKYLDYGAYEAMRNLHRQIRSEVSKKGMADNIKLGAGGIREVEFIAQIFQMIRGGQMRALQLKGTQETLEKLAETGIMPSENVETLLAAYRFLRDVEHRLQYWDDRQTQALPASPEQRQLLAESMGFDDYADFLNALNQHRNQVNRLFNEILSEPGEQTQSSGEWQWVWQEKPDEEGRQCRLKELGFDAETIAARLDQIRHGHKYRRLSAHAQPRFDALVPLLVRAAAAQTNPTDTLMRLLDFLENISRRSAYLAFLNEHPQTLAQLAEIMGQSSWVAAYLNKYPILLDELISAQLLDTVFDWDKLAAELSDGIKTCGGDTEAQMDTLRHFQHAQVFRLAVQDLAGLWTVEFLSDQLSALADTVIAAALSCAWADMPKKHRDTPHFAVIGYGKLGGKELGYASDLDLVYLYDDLHPDAGDVYSRLARRLTSRLSAATGAGSLYETDLRLRPNGDAGFLAHSITAFEKYQHENAWTWEHQSLTRARFICGSPEIQTAFDRIRTEILTAERDQTALAGEIIEMREKMFPTHPPSDSNVKYARGGVVDVEFIVQYLILAHARKYPQLLDNYGNIALLNIAADCGLIDKTLAGQSRTAYRFYRRQQHNTKLRDAKKTEVSGELPVHYGNVRKLWKEVFGAEVKFG
- a CDS encoding oxidative damage protection protein codes for the protein MTRMVHCVKLGKEAEGMKFPPLPNELGKRIFENVSQEAWMAWTRHQTMLINENRLSLADPRAREYLAQQMEQYFFGDGADAVQGYVPQEPK
- a CDS encoding Bax inhibitor-1 family protein, whose amino-acid sequence is MQNDVYDYTSQGSVAKNTVLQKTYRLLGLSFIPAVAGAFFSAKTGFNIFAMFGSYYVALAAFFGFFYGMTFLIEKNRYSNVGVALLMIFTFGMGLAISPMLQYALSINNGAQIVGTAAAMTAGVFFTMSAMARRTTMNMNKLGSFLGAGAIVLMIAVVANISLNIPALSLTIAAGFVVFSSLMIMWQVRTVIDGGEDSHISAALTIFISIYNIFSSLLRILIAISGDD
- the coaD gene encoding pantetheine-phosphate adenylyltransferase, producing the protein MTTTTPRRAVYAGSFDPPTLGHLWMIQEAQSLFDELIVAIGTNPEKRSTYTIEERRAMLDAITHPFPNVRISVFENRFLVDYAREANANFIVRGIRSSADYEYERSMRYINSDIAPEISTIFLMPPREIAEVSSTMVKGLVGPQGWRDMIGRYLPDPVYQKILQDHETNT
- a CDS encoding GNAT family N-acetyltransferase, which produces MPEVIHYPERRRFQIDIDGLEAGYISYTEHNGGWDVNHTEVSPNFRHRGMAKLLVSALMEYAETHHIPLTASCDYAARFIG